GCTACGCTTGAACAGCTTGCCTAAAGTCTAGGTAAAGAAAATATATGCCAAGAATAATAATCTTTGGCAGATTATACTTTTCATTCATTTGCTGTCTCCTATAACGGGCTAATAGCAAATAATAGACCCTGATTTAGGGAGCTTTCAAACTAAGCGAGTACCTTGGTCTTAATTTAAAAGCTTTCAGTTCTTGACTCACTAAGCAAGAAAGCTATTAATGATCAAATTTAAACCACACCTATTCAGTCTAGTGACTGAAAAGCAGACGAACAGCCAATACAAACTACTTTTATTCGAAAAGTATGTACAAAATGCTTGAATAAAGCATTGATACATAGGAGCTCACTCAAGTATTGTATAGTTAAATCTGTAACGCACAGCCATTATACAATGGTGAGCTTCTTTTCTAACCATTTGGCCTAGGGATATAAGCTTGTTGGATTACCTGCTAATTTTTTTCAGCGCATTTATGGCAGCAACAATACTGCCATTTTATTCAGAAGTGCTAGTTGCCGCTCAATTACTTAAAGAGCCCAAAGCCTGGCTTCTGATCTGGTTGGTGGCGTCAACAGGTAATACTCTGGGAGCAGTAGTAAACTGGATTTTAGGACGATATCTTCTGCACTACCAGGATCATAGGTGGTTTCCATTTAAGCAGAAGCAGCTTTCTAAGGCTCAACACTGGTTTCAAAAGTATGGTGTTTGGTCATTACTCATGGCATGGGCTCCTATAGTAGGAGATGCTCTAACCTTCATAGCAGGGTTAATGAAAGTCAGATTCTGGATATTCTTTTTGCTGACACTCATTGGTAAGTCAGTACGTTATGCAGTAGTGGCCTATTTTACTATCATTACCCTGACCTAACTGTTTCCAGTAACTTTAATAGGGGATGTATATATTACTCTTCCATTAAAATACGCATCATTTGCTCATGTCGGTTTAAAAAGTCCTTTGTTACAACATAATGCTCTGTATCCTCATATTTTACTTCATAAATACCAGATTCGGTAAACTGGTAAATTTTTGATCTGGGGTATGCCAGCAGGATAGGTGAATGGGTAGCGATAATAAACTGAGAGTTTTCTTCTACCAATTGATGAATCGCAGACACTGCAGCCATTTGGCGAGCTGGAGATAGCGCCGC
Above is a genomic segment from Spartinivicinus poritis containing:
- a CDS encoding YqaA family protein translates to MAATILPFYSEVLVAAQLLKEPKAWLLIWLVASTGNTLGAVVNWILGRYLLHYQDHRWFPFKQKQLSKAQHWFQKYGVWSLLMAWAPIVGDALTFIAGLMKVRFWIFFLLTLIGKSVRYAVVAYFTIITLT